A part of Myxococcus landrumus genomic DNA contains:
- a CDS encoding response regulator: protein MTLGNRLASGSRVAIVGGGIAGAGLAASLLFNGRARGLTLDVRVYAGGLSERTSPPVVLTPECRSRLAALGCRIPPEWRTHELRGVEIIAEGRRELLPSSPGGMWLVDGWPSGEGGLAQVRGILANAASAQGARFVERHVDRVERQPPAPDAPVAVRGTGPMVVRAQGSGERYHAVALASGAGPLLGDAFFPGFRPAPTMPAVQARLRHASSRLEIAPVARLWVAPLPTVDGLFLLPGVDSVYALAFGPAVTPADLCQALMMAARDGLLSEGFELAALEPTRLPHGPGRTLVAPCQIAVGPAAFGHPLQLGLSETLASCSRAAVALLDGGLDASALERRYVREGLCELMEDAAAGARSVAWMRRAGKRAPAAFLAAKGRRTSLGIYGGGVLGLSAPTPLALLGAVRWAGLREVVSAWLRTTVDPVPMAVPDLEPDLYYVVDDDPDAREALTALLESTGAKVVSFADELALFCAVARRPPTAILLDVVLHWVDGLRLCEGLKQHPLTRGTRVVVMSGLNRPHVRQRALDAGAEAFLPKPVDPERLLRILTGRMPTSNTPADPSSPRLSGDASTSDRYAAS, encoded by the coding sequence ATGACTCTAGGCAACAGGCTGGCGAGCGGTTCGAGGGTGGCAATCGTCGGAGGCGGCATCGCGGGGGCGGGGTTGGCGGCCTCCCTTCTCTTCAATGGTCGGGCGCGGGGGCTGACGCTGGATGTTCGCGTCTATGCCGGAGGGCTGTCGGAGCGCACCTCGCCTCCCGTCGTGCTCACCCCCGAGTGCCGCTCGCGGCTGGCGGCGCTGGGGTGCCGCATTCCTCCGGAGTGGCGCACGCACGAACTGCGAGGCGTGGAGATCATCGCCGAGGGCCGGCGCGAGCTCCTCCCCTCCTCTCCTGGCGGCATGTGGCTCGTCGATGGCTGGCCCTCGGGTGAAGGGGGACTGGCGCAGGTGCGCGGCATCCTCGCCAACGCCGCCAGCGCACAGGGGGCCCGGTTCGTCGAACGGCATGTCGACCGCGTCGAACGGCAACCGCCCGCTCCCGATGCGCCCGTCGCCGTGCGAGGCACCGGGCCCATGGTGGTCCGCGCCCAGGGGAGCGGTGAGCGCTACCACGCGGTCGCCCTCGCGTCCGGCGCGGGTCCCCTCCTGGGGGACGCCTTCTTCCCCGGCTTTCGCCCCGCCCCCACGATGCCCGCGGTCCAGGCCCGGCTGAGGCATGCGTCCTCTCGACTGGAGATTGCCCCCGTCGCGAGGCTCTGGGTGGCGCCGCTGCCCACCGTCGATGGCTTGTTCCTCCTGCCCGGCGTGGACTCCGTCTATGCGCTGGCCTTCGGTCCCGCGGTGACTCCCGCGGACCTGTGCCAGGCGCTGATGATGGCCGCCCGCGATGGCCTGTTGAGCGAAGGATTCGAGCTGGCCGCGCTCGAGCCCACGCGTCTTCCCCATGGTCCGGGCCGCACGCTCGTGGCTCCATGCCAGATCGCGGTGGGGCCCGCGGCCTTCGGCCATCCGCTCCAACTGGGACTGTCGGAGACGCTCGCCTCGTGCAGCCGCGCGGCGGTGGCGCTCCTGGATGGTGGACTGGACGCATCCGCCTTGGAGCGCCGCTATGTCCGCGAGGGCTTGTGCGAGCTGATGGAGGACGCGGCGGCCGGTGCGCGCTCGGTGGCGTGGATGCGGCGCGCCGGCAAGCGCGCTCCCGCGGCCTTCCTCGCGGCCAAGGGCCGGCGCACGTCACTGGGAATCTATGGCGGTGGAGTCCTGGGACTCAGCGCGCCCACGCCCCTGGCGTTACTCGGGGCGGTGCGTTGGGCGGGGCTGCGCGAGGTGGTGAGTGCCTGGCTGCGGACGACGGTGGACCCGGTGCCCATGGCGGTGCCGGACCTGGAGCCCGACCTGTACTACGTCGTGGATGACGACCCCGATGCGCGCGAGGCGCTGACGGCACTGCTGGAGAGCACGGGCGCCAAGGTGGTGTCGTTCGCGGACGAGCTGGCGCTGTTCTGCGCGGTGGCTCGCAGGCCGCCCACGGCCATCCTCCTCGACGTCGTGCTGCATTGGGTGGATGGGCTCCGGCTGTGCGAGGGCTTGAAGCAACACCCCCTGACGCGCGGAACCCGGGTGGTCGTGATGAGCGGCCTGAACCGGCCTCATGTCCGGCAGCGGGCACTCGACGCGGGGGCGGAGGCCTTCCTCCCCAAGCCGGTGGACCCGGAGCGGCTGCTGCGCATCCTCACCGGACGCATGCCCACGTCGAACACGCCCGCGGATCCTTCCTCCCCGCGGCTGTCGGGTGATGCGAGCACGTCGGATCGCTACGCGGCGTCCTGA